A region from the Janthinobacterium agaricidamnosum genome encodes:
- a CDS encoding HD domain-containing phosphohydrolase — protein MTLQEDKPILLLVDDEATNLQVLRQILQDDYRLLYAKDGEKALELAQNNPVELILLDIMMPAMTGYEVCRQLKAMPVTAAIPVIFVTALCDVKDEADGFDAGAVDYITKPVSPPIVRARVRTHLSLVDAEELRRSRLQVIQTLGQAAEYKDNETGMHVIRMSYYARQLALAAGYSAARAEDLLNAAPMHDVGKIGIPDAILQKPGKLDADEWNVMRRHAEIGAAIIGEHAGGLLKMARTIALTHHEKWDGSGYPQGLKGEEIPHEGRIVAIADVFDALTSERPYKRAWAIEEAIATMQRDSGTHFDPALLALFIEQLPAMLEIKDKWREPA, from the coding sequence ATGACCTTACAAGAAGACAAACCGATCCTGCTGCTCGTCGACGACGAAGCGACGAATCTGCAGGTGCTGCGCCAGATACTGCAGGACGATTACCGCCTGCTGTACGCCAAGGATGGCGAGAAGGCGCTGGAACTGGCGCAGAACAACCCCGTCGAACTGATCCTGCTCGATATCATGATGCCGGCCATGACGGGCTATGAAGTGTGCCGCCAGCTCAAAGCCATGCCGGTTACTGCCGCGATTCCCGTCATTTTCGTCACCGCCCTGTGCGACGTGAAGGACGAGGCGGACGGCTTCGACGCGGGCGCCGTCGACTACATCACCAAGCCCGTCAGCCCGCCCATCGTGCGCGCCCGCGTGCGCACGCACTTGTCGCTGGTGGACGCCGAGGAATTGCGCCGCTCGCGCCTGCAGGTGATCCAGACCCTGGGCCAGGCGGCCGAATACAAGGATAACGAGACGGGCATGCACGTTATCCGCATGAGCTATTACGCGCGCCAGCTGGCACTGGCGGCCGGCTACAGCGCGGCCAGGGCGGAAGATTTATTGAATGCGGCACCGATGCACGACGTGGGCAAGATCGGCATCCCCGACGCCATCCTGCAAAAGCCGGGCAAGCTCGATGCGGACGAATGGAACGTCATGCGCCGCCACGCGGAAATCGGCGCGGCCATCATCGGCGAGCACGCGGGCGGCCTGCTGAAAATGGCGCGCACCATCGCCCTGACGCACCACGAGAAATGGGATGGCAGCGGCTATCCGCAAGGCCTCAAAGGCGAAGAAATCCCGCATGAAGGCCGCATCGTCGCCATCGCCGACGTCTTCGACGCGCTCACCAGCGAGCGCCCCTACAAGCGCGCCTGGGCGATCGAAGAGGCCATCGCCACCATGCAGCGCGACAGCGGCACGCATTTCGATCCCGCGCTGCTGGCGCTGTTCATCGAACAGCTGCCGGCCATGCTGGAGATCAAGGACAAGTGGCGCGAGCCGGCGTAG
- a CDS encoding winged helix-turn-helix domain-containing protein, whose product MRCLVIEDEAETSRYICAGLREAGHDVTACDNGIDGMRLACGEDWDALVLDRLLPGEIDGLAIVARLRGMGRNTPVLVLSALSSVDERVRGLRSGGDDYLSKPFAIAELLARIEALLRRAAPVPESTQLQVADLVLDMRTMRVTRANRQIALQPREFRLLEYLMRHQGQSVTRAMLLEAVWDYHFDPQTNVIDVQVSRLRTKVDKEFSPPLIHTVRGVGYTLGVLDSA is encoded by the coding sequence GTGCGCTGCCTGGTCATCGAAGACGAAGCCGAAACTTCCCGTTACATTTGTGCCGGCCTGCGCGAGGCGGGCCACGACGTCACCGCCTGCGACAATGGCATCGACGGCATGCGCCTGGCCTGCGGCGAGGACTGGGATGCGCTGGTGCTCGACCGCCTGCTGCCCGGCGAGATCGACGGCCTGGCCATCGTCGCGCGCCTGCGCGGCATGGGCCGCAACACGCCCGTGCTGGTGCTGTCGGCCCTGTCGAGCGTCGACGAACGCGTGCGCGGCCTGCGCAGCGGCGGCGACGATTACCTGTCGAAACCGTTCGCGATCGCCGAACTGCTGGCGCGCATCGAGGCGCTGCTGCGCCGCGCCGCGCCCGTGCCCGAATCGACGCAGCTGCAGGTGGCCGACCTGGTGCTCGACATGCGTACCATGCGCGTGACCCGCGCCAACCGGCAAATCGCCCTGCAGCCGCGCGAATTTCGCCTGCTCGAATACCTGATGCGCCACCAGGGGCAGTCCGTCACGCGCGCCATGCTGCTCGAAGCCGTGTGGGACTACCATTTCGACCCGCAGACCAACGTCATCGACGTGCAGGTGAGCCGTTTGCGCACCAAGGTGGACAAGGAGTTTTCTCCGCCGCTGATCCACACGGTGCGCGGCGTCGGCTACACCCTGGGCGTGCTCGACAGTGCGTAA
- a CDS encoding sensor histidine kinase, translating to MRNLHRSIAARLALGYGVLVVVSISIVCAVFYFGTIGVLDRSVDRKLTLLSERLAALYEQGGSSRTTAEIAHLLTDRTDSDTEIFLLVDADGRRVAGNLSSWPDLGSPVGRLLHRDVTREGRRVPARMLIRDLTGGTRLFVGRDMEEGKSIRTLVLRSLAYGGGVAILLVVAGAWLFRRQLEARIGQIRRTAGEIEAGDLSRRIPVSSEDEFGLLSRDINRMLDRIEHLMEGVRHVSNAIAHDLRTPLGRIRNKLDGALRQQQGVAGYESAAQAAIDDIDDLTRVFDKLLQIAAAESGMRPENFDDIDLHQIGADIVEMYEATADEQGVLLVQMYGEGVPARGDRNLLGSALASLVDNAIKYAGQGATVEVSAGSDAQGSWLAVRDNGPGVPTEELPKLTQRFYRLDKSRHLPGNGLGLSIVAAIAALHGGSLEIEDAAPGLRLRLHLLR from the coding sequence GTGCGTAACTTGCACCGCTCGATCGCGGCCCGGCTGGCGCTCGGCTATGGCGTGCTGGTGGTCGTGTCGATCAGCATCGTCTGCGCCGTGTTCTATTTCGGCACCATCGGCGTGCTCGATCGCAGCGTGGACCGCAAGCTGACCCTGCTCTCGGAGCGCCTCGCCGCGCTGTACGAGCAGGGTGGCAGCAGCCGCACGACGGCGGAAATCGCCCATCTGCTGACCGACCGCACCGACAGCGACACGGAGATCTTTTTGCTGGTCGATGCCGATGGCCGCCGCGTGGCAGGCAATCTGTCGTCCTGGCCCGACCTGGGCAGCCCCGTGGGCCGCCTGCTGCACCGCGACGTCACGCGCGAAGGGCGCCGGGTGCCCGCGCGCATGCTGATCCGCGACCTGACGGGCGGCACGCGCCTGTTCGTCGGACGCGACATGGAGGAGGGCAAGTCGATCCGCACGCTGGTGCTGCGCTCGCTGGCCTATGGCGGCGGGGTGGCTATCCTGCTGGTGGTGGCGGGCGCCTGGCTGTTCCGCCGCCAGCTCGAGGCGCGCATCGGGCAGATCCGCCGCACGGCGGGCGAGATCGAGGCGGGCGACCTGAGCAGGCGCATTCCCGTCTCCAGCGAGGATGAATTCGGCTTGCTGAGCCGCGACATCAATCGCATGCTCGACCGCATCGAACACCTGATGGAAGGCGTGCGCCACGTGTCGAACGCCATCGCGCACGACCTGCGCACGCCGCTGGGACGCATCCGCAACAAGCTCGATGGCGCCTTGCGCCAGCAGCAGGGCGTGGCCGGCTACGAGAGCGCCGCGCAGGCGGCCATCGACGACATCGACGACCTGACGCGCGTGTTCGACAAGCTGCTGCAGATCGCGGCGGCCGAATCGGGCATGCGTCCCGAGAATTTCGACGACATCGACCTGCACCAGATCGGCGCCGATATCGTGGAAATGTATGAAGCGACGGCCGACGAGCAGGGCGTGCTGCTGGTGCAGATGTATGGCGAGGGCGTTCCGGCGCGCGGCGACCGCAACCTGCTGGGCAGCGCCCTGGCCAGCCTGGTCGACAACGCCATCAAGTACGCGGGGCAGGGTGCCACGGTGGAAGTGTCGGCCGGCAGCGATGCGCAGGGCAGCTGGCTGGCCGTGCGCGACAACGGCCCCGGCGTGCCAACGGAAGAACTGCCGAAGCTGACGCAGCGCTTCTACCGCCTCGACAAGAGCCGCCATTTGCCCGGCAATGGCCTGGGCCTGTCCATCGTGGCGGCCATCGCGGCCCTGCATGGGGGCAGTCTGGAAATCGAGGATGCGGCGCCGGGCTTGCGGCTGCGCCTGCACCTGCTGCGCTAG
- a CDS encoding RES family NAD+ phosphorylase has protein sequence MTLQLKDTLVPPEMITRLPALALLRAELLSHIITHPAGQAVVRAAWNMASIWPLKVQRTYRFGPPAELADAAGFPYHWAYLADDAYTAAWEAQLCQNDVTRPGTFYIAHGAELALIATLSFSAPLQLLDLTGLAASRLGIYDQLRSPDHGWCQWLGWQLDQIIAQEAGAIHGFVYPSRRQPGKLAYAISSRHMAALGTSMACAHVQFGSTEAYARLLADRLRVDPP, from the coding sequence ATGACGCTACAACTGAAAGATACGCTTGTCCCGCCAGAAATGATCACGCGCCTGCCGGCGCTGGCATTGCTGCGCGCTGAATTATTGAGTCATATCATCACCCATCCAGCAGGCCAGGCCGTGGTGCGCGCGGCGTGGAACATGGCATCGATCTGGCCATTGAAAGTCCAGCGCACCTACCGCTTCGGCCCACCCGCCGAACTGGCAGATGCGGCCGGCTTCCCCTATCACTGGGCGTATCTTGCGGACGATGCCTATACGGCGGCCTGGGAAGCCCAGCTTTGCCAGAACGACGTGACGCGTCCGGGCACCTTTTATATCGCGCATGGTGCGGAACTGGCCCTGATCGCCACGCTGTCGTTCAGCGCCCCGCTGCAATTGCTTGATCTGACCGGGCTGGCCGCCAGCCGCCTGGGTATCTACGATCAATTGCGCAGTCCCGACCACGGCTGGTGCCAATGGCTGGGCTGGCAGCTGGATCAGATCATTGCGCAGGAGGCAGGCGCGATTCATGGTTTCGTGTATCCATCGCGGCGACAACCCGGCAAACTTGCCTATGCGATATCCTCTCGCCACATGGCAGCCTTGGGCACAAGCATGGCATGCGCCCATGTGCAATTCGGCAGCACTGAAGCATATGCGCGCTTGCTGGCCGACCGCCTGCGCGTGGACCCGCCCTGA
- a CDS encoding DUF481 domain-containing protein, whose translation MKSTHSLALALAMAITCGNAAAADTKQSMLFDEIPIGSWSTSAELGAITTSGNTVGTSVTGKIDARQELDDWSNQYIFSGYFKEDETTNDEGQKIRERSAERFSASAKAAYKLMADHEKLFVLASHVNDKFGAYTKYSTLAVGHGSRWYQSSDKSVDVEFGPGYFSGTNDAGESEHGLTVRGAAAMKWKISQSAMFTQTVSVERGTSNTHSIAETALSTKINGTMQMKAAFSARNDTRVPDDKKNTDTQTSLTLVYSF comes from the coding sequence ATGAAATCGACCCACTCTCTCGCACTGGCGCTGGCCATGGCCATCACTTGCGGCAACGCCGCCGCCGCCGACACCAAGCAAAGCATGCTGTTTGATGAAATCCCCATCGGCAGCTGGAGCACTTCCGCCGAACTGGGCGCCATCACCACCTCGGGCAACACGGTCGGTACCTCGGTGACGGGCAAGATCGACGCGCGCCAGGAACTCGACGACTGGAGCAACCAGTACATCTTCAGCGGCTACTTCAAGGAAGACGAAACGACGAACGACGAAGGACAAAAGATCCGCGAACGCTCGGCCGAACGCTTTTCCGCCTCCGCCAAGGCCGCCTACAAGCTGATGGCCGACCATGAAAAACTGTTCGTGCTGGCCTCGCACGTGAACGACAAGTTCGGCGCCTACACCAAGTACTCGACCCTGGCCGTCGGTCACGGCTCGCGCTGGTATCAGTCGAGCGACAAGAGCGTCGACGTGGAATTCGGTCCTGGCTATTTCAGCGGCACCAATGACGCAGGCGAATCGGAACACGGCCTGACGGTGCGCGGCGCGGCCGCCATGAAGTGGAAGATCAGCCAGTCGGCCATGTTTACGCAGACGGTCAGCGTGGAACGGGGCACCTCGAACACCCACTCGATCGCCGAAACGGCCCTCAGCACGAAAATCAACGGCACCATGCAGATGAAGGCCGCCTTCAGCGCCCGCAACGATACCCGCGTACCGGACGACAAGAAGAACACGGATACGCAAACCTCGCTGACCCTGGTCTACTCGTTCTGA
- a CDS encoding esterase/lipase family protein translates to MPATLMRRLRLGALLCAAALLSGCAAVTVSAISPADYLQQRRGDILTTGKLSASASEVLRIIGSDIAACEANTGSCRADLARSELLSDEQRLATLSELWLESALAEEKQGGHPSAELLAAWLESARYAYAYLFYTTRTPGQRAFEERQTQIRDYYNYAVQKAVGNLFRHRGEYRPDGHVIRVAGWQIDSELSALRLPADGTLPEELLPATSLTFSGLRNVYRRDGFGADLVAVMPKPPASTGDYVPYQETRFPVVTALIRFDGNSLQEVLATQQLLVMLVDPTRSESTRMAGQELPVAANFTAGYGLWLARSGFGVQALRTLFGRADGISRPQVHLMQPYDPNKRTIVMLHGLASSPEAWINVANELMGDEQLRRRYQIWQVYYPSNAPLAANNAAIRKALAATLAQFDPAGKADAANEMVLIGHSMGGVLARLMVSDASNTLLDAITEEYNLKGKKAEKVRAGLAPYLNFTAMPQVNRAIFIAAPHRGTSFANHKVARWIANLVTLPITMLDQLSDAAGSLAQLDTGSSEPLRIPNSIDNLSDKDPFVRLVADLPISPKVRYYSIMGNDTPELPLAESSDGVVPYASAHLDGALSEKVIPSWHSVQESPQAILEIRRILRLPDSLP, encoded by the coding sequence ATGCCGGCCACGCTGATGCGGCGCTTGCGCCTGGGCGCCCTGCTCTGTGCCGCGGCGCTGCTGAGCGGCTGCGCCGCCGTCACCGTCAGCGCCATTTCGCCGGCCGACTACCTGCAGCAGCGGCGCGGCGACATCCTCACCACGGGCAAACTCAGCGCATCGGCCAGCGAAGTGCTGCGCATCATCGGCAGCGACATCGCCGCCTGCGAAGCCAATACGGGCAGCTGCCGCGCCGACCTGGCCCGCTCCGAGCTGCTCAGCGACGAACAGCGCCTGGCAACCCTCTCCGAATTGTGGCTGGAAAGCGCCCTGGCCGAAGAAAAACAGGGCGGCCACCCCAGCGCCGAGCTGCTGGCCGCGTGGCTGGAATCGGCCCGCTATGCCTACGCCTACCTGTTCTACACGACGCGCACGCCGGGCCAGCGCGCCTTCGAGGAACGCCAGACGCAGATCCGCGACTACTATAACTACGCCGTGCAAAAGGCCGTCGGCAACCTGTTCCGCCACCGCGGCGAATACCGCCCGGACGGCCATGTGATCCGCGTCGCCGGCTGGCAGATCGACAGCGAACTGTCTGCCCTGCGGCTGCCCGCAGACGGCACCCTGCCGGAAGAACTGCTGCCGGCCACCTCGCTGACGTTTTCCGGCCTGCGCAATGTGTACCGGCGCGACGGCTTCGGCGCCGACCTGGTGGCCGTCATGCCCAAGCCCCCGGCGTCGACAGGCGACTATGTGCCGTACCAGGAAACCCGCTTCCCCGTCGTCACGGCGCTGATCCGCTTCGACGGCAACAGCCTGCAGGAAGTCCTGGCCACGCAGCAGCTGCTGGTGATGCTGGTCGACCCGACGCGCAGCGAATCGACGCGCATGGCAGGCCAGGAACTGCCCGTGGCAGCCAACTTCACGGCCGGCTATGGCCTGTGGCTGGCCCGCTCCGGCTTCGGCGTGCAGGCGCTGCGCACCCTGTTCGGCCGCGCCGACGGCATTTCGCGCCCGCAGGTGCACCTGATGCAGCCCTACGACCCGAACAAGCGCACCATCGTCATGCTGCACGGCCTGGCCAGCAGCCCGGAAGCGTGGATCAACGTGGCGAATGAACTGATGGGCGACGAACAGCTGCGCCGCCGCTACCAGATCTGGCAAGTGTACTATCCGAGCAATGCGCCGCTGGCCGCCAATAACGCCGCCATCCGCAAGGCGCTCGCCGCCACTCTGGCGCAGTTCGACCCGGCTGGCAAGGCGGACGCCGCGAACGAGATGGTCTTGATCGGCCACAGCATGGGCGGCGTGCTGGCGCGCCTGATGGTGTCCGACGCCAGCAACACCCTGCTCGACGCCATCACGGAAGAATACAATTTGAAGGGCAAGAAGGCGGAAAAAGTGCGCGCAGGACTGGCGCCCTACCTCAATTTCACGGCCATGCCGCAGGTCAACCGCGCCATCTTCATCGCCGCGCCGCACCGCGGCACCTCGTTCGCCAACCACAAGGTGGCGCGCTGGATCGCCAATCTCGTCACCTTGCCCATCACCATGCTCGACCAGCTGTCCGACGCGGCCGGCAGCCTGGCGCAGCTCGACACGGGCAGCAGCGAGCCGCTGCGCATCCCCAACAGCATCGATAACCTCAGCGACAAGGACCCGTTCGTGCGCCTGGTGGCGGACCTGCCCATCAGCCCGAAAGTGCGCTACTACTCCATCATGGGCAACGACACGCCGGAGCTACCCCTGGCCGAATCGAGCGACGGCGTGGTGCCCTACGCCAGCGCCCACCTCGACGGCGCGCTGTCGGAAAAAGTCATCCCCTCCTGGCACAGCGTGCAGGAAAGTCCGCAGGCGATTCTGGAGATACGGCGGATCTTGCGGTTGCCGGACAGCTTGCCCTGA
- a CDS encoding PAS domain S-box protein produces MLSSIFAVSNDTLPYIYGTHNAWLVLFSIGIAIFASLMALQIAGMARSSERGFQRQTAIITGAIALGGGIWSMHFIGMLAFDICTRVSFAPGLTLLSMLPGMGASWVALHLLARPSINWRQLVVGGVLVGVGIGSMHYSGMAAMQTSLALRYEPWLFVLSLLVAVTMAMLALWVRFGLNAMRQRLSPLASLLVSSVVMGLAISGMHYTGMLAARFSGTPTAGENTITVQASFVALAVALITVTLTVFVAAANGLLRYRQLLRHASASESRLRAIVDTAADGLITIDGQGKVRSFNPAAESLFGWREADIVGRDASVLLQPADAAEYEGYLRDYLETGASRILDSGRELDGCHKDGAVLPMRVAIGKIDTPGQPLFVAFVTDMRSSRSMEQALKDSERQYRTLIRNIPGVSFHCSFAPEWKMIFISDAVFNLTGWTPQDFIEGRVRLFDLVHPDDRQRVNDTCVQAAGEQRDFENVYRLIHRDGRERWVRESSGPVLDNDGVVRWIDGVILDITESELRNAEYEGKVTAISRATAVAEFDLQGRILAANQNFLDLVGYRLDDVLGLHHSIFCEPAHVISPDYIAFWQHLAGGEFNTGEYKRIGKDGREVWIQASYNPIFNTDGKPFKVVKLATDVSERRAMQENLRAAKDRAELAAESKTSFLANMSHEIRTPMNAIIGFTEVLLGTALDSLQRRHLGTVRQSARSLLELLNDILDTAKLEKGATELELVDFSLPDLVDHVAASLRVTAHARDLVLHVDVDPGMGQFFLGDARRVQQVLTNLIGNAVKFTEVGHVRVAVGMQGEQVHIAVHDTGIGIPADRLDKIFAPFTQADSSMSRRFGGTGLGTTISLQLVELMGGTITVESTLGVGSVFHVLLPLAPGKAVARRSEQPVAALPPLRILAADDVPQNVELLLISLGAAGHQVIAASDGESAVREFRKGSFDIILMDVQMPRMDGLEATRLIRVHEREQGLKATPIIALTASVLEQDRRAAQTAGMNGFASKPLEMHKLTAEIARLLDIAVAMPPPAAGAAARVAAGQVDWQRGIALWGGREALQRAIGRFVQANGDCAAMLAAELERGGGSVAGHLLHRIKGAAGNLCLVQVESLLGRIEQAIARQLPATELLVQLAAAFMALAGELEEVNMPAVAMDATAAGAPLDAPAAGVLLRQAIASLEGGQLDDALMAQIAAMLAPHGQQPRLQALASAIDDFEFARAVGVLRQLLAWLEAPAAADLS; encoded by the coding sequence ATGCTGAGTTCCATCTTTGCCGTATCGAACGATACCTTGCCGTACATCTATGGCACGCACAATGCCTGGCTGGTGTTGTTTTCTATCGGCATCGCCATTTTTGCCTCGCTCATGGCCTTGCAGATCGCCGGCATGGCGCGCAGCAGCGAGCGCGGCTTCCAGCGCCAGACGGCCATCATCACGGGCGCCATCGCGCTCGGCGGCGGCATCTGGTCGATGCACTTCATCGGCATGCTGGCCTTTGATATCTGCACGCGCGTGTCCTTCGCGCCCGGCCTGACCCTGCTGTCGATGCTGCCAGGCATGGGCGCTTCGTGGGTGGCGCTGCACCTGCTGGCGCGTCCGAGCATCAACTGGCGGCAATTGGTGGTCGGCGGCGTGCTCGTCGGAGTTGGGATCGGCTCGATGCATTACAGCGGCATGGCCGCCATGCAGACGTCGCTGGCCCTGCGCTACGAACCCTGGCTGTTTGTGCTCTCGCTGCTGGTGGCCGTCACCATGGCCATGCTGGCGCTGTGGGTGCGCTTCGGCCTGAACGCCATGCGCCAGCGCCTCAGTCCGCTGGCATCCTTGCTGGTCAGCAGCGTGGTGATGGGCCTCGCCATTTCTGGCATGCACTACACGGGCATGCTGGCGGCGCGCTTTTCGGGCACGCCCACGGCAGGCGAGAACACGATCACGGTGCAAGCCTCGTTCGTCGCCCTGGCCGTGGCCCTGATCACCGTCACCCTGACGGTGTTTGTGGCCGCCGCGAATGGCTTGCTGCGCTACCGCCAGCTGCTGCGCCACGCCAGCGCCAGCGAATCGCGCCTGCGCGCCATCGTCGACACGGCGGCCGATGGCCTCATTACCATCGATGGCCAGGGCAAGGTGCGCTCCTTCAATCCCGCCGCGGAAAGCCTGTTCGGCTGGCGTGAAGCGGACATCGTCGGGCGCGACGCCAGCGTGTTGCTGCAACCGGCCGACGCGGCCGAATACGAGGGCTATCTGCGCGACTATCTGGAAACGGGCGCTTCGCGCATCCTCGACAGCGGACGCGAACTCGATGGCTGCCACAAGGACGGCGCGGTGCTGCCCATGCGCGTGGCGATCGGCAAGATCGATACGCCGGGCCAGCCCCTGTTCGTGGCGTTCGTCACGGACATGCGCTCGTCGCGCAGCATGGAGCAGGCGCTCAAGGACAGCGAACGCCAGTACCGTACCCTGATCCGCAATATCCCGGGCGTGTCCTTCCACTGCAGCTTCGCGCCCGAATGGAAGATGATTTTCATCAGCGACGCCGTCTTCAACCTGACGGGCTGGACGCCGCAGGACTTCATCGAAGGGCGGGTCAGGCTGTTCGACCTCGTGCATCCGGACGACCGCCAGCGCGTCAACGACACCTGTGTGCAGGCGGCCGGCGAACAGCGCGACTTCGAGAACGTCTACCGCCTGATCCACCGCGACGGGCGCGAGCGCTGGGTGCGCGAAAGCAGCGGCCCCGTGCTCGACAACGACGGCGTGGTGCGCTGGATCGACGGCGTGATCCTCGACATCACGGAAAGCGAATTGCGCAACGCCGAATACGAAGGCAAGGTGACAGCCATCTCGCGCGCGACGGCCGTGGCGGAATTCGACCTGCAGGGGCGCATCCTGGCGGCCAATCAGAACTTCCTCGACCTGGTCGGCTACCGGCTCGACGACGTGCTGGGTCTGCACCACAGCATCTTCTGCGAACCCGCCCACGTGATCTCGCCCGACTACATCGCGTTCTGGCAGCACCTGGCGGGCGGCGAATTCAATACGGGCGAGTACAAGCGCATCGGCAAGGATGGCCGCGAAGTGTGGATACAGGCGTCGTACAATCCGATCTTCAACACGGACGGCAAGCCGTTCAAGGTGGTCAAGCTGGCCACCGACGTGAGCGAGCGGCGCGCCATGCAGGAAAACCTGCGCGCGGCGAAAGACCGCGCCGAGCTGGCCGCCGAATCGAAGACCAGCTTCCTGGCCAATATGAGCCATGAAATCCGCACGCCGATGAACGCCATCATCGGCTTTACGGAAGTGCTGCTGGGGACGGCCCTGGACAGCCTGCAGCGCCGCCACCTGGGCACCGTGCGCCAGTCGGCCCGTTCGCTGCTCGAACTGCTCAACGACATCCTCGACACGGCCAAGCTGGAAAAGGGCGCCACCGAGCTGGAACTGGTGGACTTCTCGCTGCCCGACCTGGTCGACCACGTGGCCGCCTCCCTGCGCGTCACGGCGCACGCGCGCGACCTGGTGCTGCATGTCGACGTCGATCCCGGCATGGGCCAGTTCTTCCTCGGCGACGCGCGCCGGGTGCAGCAGGTGCTGACGAATCTGATCGGCAACGCCGTCAAGTTCACGGAAGTAGGCCATGTGCGCGTGGCCGTCGGCATGCAGGGCGAGCAAGTGCATATCGCCGTGCACGACACGGGCATCGGCATTCCGGCCGACCGCCTGGACAAGATATTCGCCCCATTCACGCAAGCCGATTCCTCGATGAGCCGCCGCTTTGGCGGCACGGGCCTGGGCACGACGATTTCGCTGCAGCTGGTCGAGCTGATGGGTGGCACCATCACGGTGGAAAGCACCCTGGGCGTGGGCAGCGTGTTCCACGTGCTGCTGCCGCTGGCGCCGGGCAAGGCCGTGGCGCGCCGCAGCGAGCAGCCCGTGGCGGCCTTGCCGCCGCTGCGCATCCTGGCGGCAGACGACGTGCCGCAGAACGTGGAGCTGCTCCTGATCAGCCTGGGCGCGGCGGGCCACCAGGTGATCGCCGCCAGCGATGGCGAGAGCGCCGTGCGCGAGTTCCGCAAGGGCAGCTTCGACATCATCCTGATGGACGTGCAGATGCCGCGCATGGATGGCCTGGAAGCGACGCGCCTGATCCGCGTGCACGAGCGCGAGCAGGGCCTGAAGGCGACGCCCATCATCGCCCTGACGGCCAGCGTGCTGGAACAGGACCGCCGCGCCGCGCAGACGGCGGGCATGAACGGCTTTGCCTCGAAGCCGCTGGAAATGCACAAGCTGACGGCGGAAATCGCGCGCCTGCTCGATATCGCCGTGGCCATGCCGCCGCCGGCCGCCGGCGCGGCGGCGCGCGTGGCCGCCGGCCAGGTCGACTGGCAGCGCGGCATCGCCCTGTGGGGCGGCCGCGAAGCCTTGCAGCGGGCGATCGGCCGCTTCGTGCAGGCCAATGGCGACTGCGCCGCCATGCTGGCGGCGGAACTGGAACGCGGCGGCGGCAGCGTGGCCGGCCACCTGCTGCACCGTATCAAGGGCGCGGCGGGCAATCTGTGCCTGGTGCAGGTCGAAAGCCTGCTGGGACGCATCGAACAAGCGATCGCGCGCCAGCTGCCGGCCACCGAATTGCTGGTGCAGCTGGCCGCCGCCTTCATGGCGCTGGCCGGTGAACTGGAAGAGGTAAATATGCCGGCCGTGGCCATGGACGCGACGGCCGCCGGCGCGCCCCTCGATGCGCCAGCTGCCGGCGTCTTGCTGCGGCAAGCTATCGCCAGCCTGGAGGGCGGGCAGCTCGACGACGCCCTGATGGCGCAGATCGCCGCCATGCTGGCGCCGCATGGCCAGCAGCCGCGCCTGCAGGCGCTGGCCAGCGCCATCGACGACTTTGAATTTGCGCGCGCCGTGGGCGTGCTGCGCCAGCTGCTGGCGTGGCTCGAGGCTCCTGCGGCTGCCGACCTTTCCTGA